The Gammaproteobacteria bacterium genome window below encodes:
- a CDS encoding RNA polymerase sigma factor: MALTFEQLVETYINDMYSLALRLTGSKEGAEDLVQDVFVNLNMKKMTFGHVENPRAWLARILYRTFVDQWRKDQRSPVTLISYTEQEKTEYWVDSIACDDIGPEDALQADQEQKKVTMALSFLSKEQRNILVLHDMEGYTFAEIEKITGISIGTLKSRLHRGRDKLLGKLKGVVVHRGKNLRKETSGNEN; encoded by the coding sequence ATGGCATTAACGTTTGAACAACTGGTTGAGACATACATCAACGATATGTACTCATTGGCCTTGCGGTTAACCGGTTCCAAGGAAGGCGCCGAGGACCTGGTGCAGGATGTGTTCGTGAATTTGAACATGAAGAAAATGACATTCGGTCATGTGGAAAATCCGAGAGCCTGGCTGGCGCGAATACTGTACCGAACCTTTGTGGACCAGTGGCGCAAAGATCAGCGTTCACCGGTGACATTGATCAGCTATACGGAACAGGAAAAAACGGAGTATTGGGTAGATTCCATTGCTTGTGACGATATTGGCCCGGAGGATGCTCTTCAGGCGGATCAGGAACAAAAGAAAGTGACCATGGCATTAAGTTTTTTGAGTAAGGAACAAAGGAACATTTTAGTGTTGCACGATATGGAAGGCTACACGTTTGCAGAAATTGAAAAAATAACCGGCATTTCTATCGGTACATTGAAGTCTCGGTTGCACCGAGGCAGGGACAAGTTACTGGGTAAATTGAAAGGTGTAGTGGTTCATAGAGGTAAAAATCTTCGCAAGGAAACCAGTGGCAATGAAAATTAA
- a CDS encoding tetratricopeptide repeat protein, translated as MPGLLYAQDRSTVYPKYSSAAEEVFSQGLEFFKVKDYSSAKTAFEKARDMGLNNSRLFYNLGVTHYKLENYQQAYDAFQLALNLEEMRFLAHYNSALSAEKLQQTKSALDQLVLAKNYAHSVSQKELLRRLQNRLGISETFSLSHMSIFSYGYSDNVAFANEDVVASSESKDHYFSLSGSVGLQSRWGLGANFRYLLHRYRDMEAYDYDDGSAELAYSGQTKSFQYHSSLDLKRDYLGGDTFTDRYSVRAGATTIVSSTSAGLSMSYVKVKPLQTNYSYLKGNSQKLNLFMHYNQNWRAAYEVEENERLNSTTVNASPTRNKLLLSFHPTIGKKSRLKLEFSARESEFSSIDSLSARSDRQRKASAEFVYAVSPRSSLIVVCARLVNESTDPFFNFDTTHISLGLVVR; from the coding sequence ATGCCCGGCCTATTGTACGCTCAAGATCGTTCTACAGTATATCCCAAATACAGTTCTGCGGCAGAAGAGGTCTTTAGTCAAGGATTGGAATTCTTTAAGGTAAAGGACTATAGCTCTGCAAAAACAGCATTTGAGAAAGCACGCGATATGGGGTTGAATAACTCAAGGCTGTTTTACAACCTCGGTGTTACCCACTACAAACTGGAAAATTATCAACAGGCCTATGATGCGTTCCAGCTTGCCTTGAATCTGGAAGAGATGCGTTTCCTGGCACACTATAATAGCGCCTTGAGTGCGGAAAAACTGCAGCAAACAAAATCAGCTTTGGATCAATTGGTTTTGGCAAAAAATTATGCCCATAGCGTGAGTCAAAAAGAACTATTGCGCCGTTTGCAAAATCGTTTGGGTATATCGGAAACCTTTTCGTTGTCACATATGAGTATATTCTCCTATGGATACAGCGATAATGTGGCTTTTGCCAACGAAGACGTGGTGGCGAGCAGCGAATCCAAAGATCACTACTTTTCCTTGTCAGGAAGTGTCGGTTTACAGTCACGGTGGGGGTTAGGGGCCAATTTTCGTTATTTATTGCATCGCTATAGAGATATGGAGGCATATGATTATGACGATGGCAGCGCCGAACTAGCTTATTCGGGGCAAACCAAATCATTTCAATACCATAGTTCTTTGGATCTGAAGCGGGACTACCTGGGAGGTGATACTTTTACCGACCGTTACAGCGTAAGAGCCGGTGCGACCACTATTGTTTCAAGTACATCAGCGGGATTAAGCATGAGCTACGTTAAGGTTAAGCCCTTACAGACTAACTATTCATATTTAAAAGGCAATTCACAAAAGCTCAATTTGTTTATGCACTACAATCAAAATTGGCGCGCCGCTTATGAGGTCGAGGAAAACGAACGACTTAACAGTACTACAGTAAACGCATCACCCACGCGCAACAAGTTGTTGTTGTCCTTTCATCCAACCATAGGTAAAAAAAGCCGATTAAAGTTGGAGTTCAGCGCCAGAGAAAGCGAATTTTCCTCTATAGACAGTCTGTCCGCCAGGAGTGACCGTCAGCGTAAAGCCAGTGCAGAGTTTGTCTATGCTGTCAGTCCGCGATCATCACTGATTGTGGTTTGTGCCCGCTTGGTCAATGAGTCTACCGATCCCTTTTTCAACTTCGATACAACCCATATATCTTTGGGTTTGGTTGTGCGTTGA
- a CDS encoding class I SAM-dependent methyltransferase gives MSTAQIDWHLMAEKFDLWIPHIEPVGNAVLAQLDAQPGDNILDVASGTGEPALTLARQTAGSVTITGTDSAAGMVGVAQGKVEKEGLKNISFQTMPAEALTFENESFDRVLCRFGVMLFQDPLQGLREIHRVLKPQGTAALTVWSTPETMLTMYWIYSVFKNRIATEFHPPLDKVTSLGVPGAMENLLVEAGFKDFTIEKREFNYNFESFDAYWDTVEASEILKVQYDALPDDQRGEIRDEMAQFARDFIKEGRLLMPHQYLLVTAKKS, from the coding sequence ATGAGCACGGCACAAATAGACTGGCATTTAATGGCTGAAAAATTCGATTTGTGGATACCTCACATCGAACCAGTGGGTAATGCCGTGTTGGCGCAGTTGGATGCCCAGCCGGGGGATAATATATTGGATGTCGCCTCCGGAACCGGCGAACCGGCGCTCACCCTGGCCCGGCAAACCGCCGGAAGCGTTACCATTACAGGAACCGATTCGGCAGCCGGCATGGTCGGAGTGGCTCAGGGTAAAGTAGAAAAAGAGGGTTTGAAAAACATTAGTTTTCAAACTATGCCCGCTGAAGCACTCACATTCGAAAATGAATCTTTTGATCGCGTCTTATGTCGTTTTGGCGTTATGTTATTTCAAGACCCGCTGCAAGGATTGCGAGAAATACATCGAGTGCTAAAACCACAGGGCACTGCTGCTCTAACCGTATGGAGTACTCCCGAAACCATGCTGACCATGTATTGGATTTACTCCGTTTTCAAGAATCGCATTGCCACCGAATTTCATCCCCCACTGGATAAGGTCACTTCACTGGGAGTACCCGGCGCCATGGAAAATCTTTTGGTGGAAGCGGGATTCAAGGATTTCACCATTGAGAAAAGGGAGTTTAACTATAATTTCGAATCCTTTGACGCCTATTGGGATACAGTCGAAGCTTCAGAGATTCTCAAAGTCCAATATGACGCCCTGCCCGATGACCAAAGAGGAGAAATTCGGGATGAGATGGCGCAGTTTGCTCGGGATTTTATCAAGGAAGGTCGTTTGCTTATGCCGCATCAGTATTTACTGGTGACAGCCAAGAAATCTTAG
- a CDS encoding serine/threonine protein kinase, translated as MSVTTIFQTSTKIIESGKEALRHAPLMVQKPQVALLWLKTARSAQISLLAIMLIMPALVPNIITSAWNTVSPPEQPRGAISRISNFFDRMQGSSTTAEHQSDERKATVQTILWSGSALLVIALLCLHIPNAVQAATGIAAEKEREADERLGRQSKESVLLYQSALEFCTLPEQIQRLQGKLLALKSESAETTGLLTSETKVNGVSEQQLQNTAYVSPETEPHSDSSSLSTRYRVNKLLGKGAMGYVYLAYDTVLDRNVAIKQLSPQLCDDEQFIGRFKQEAKALAKLSHPNIVQVYDLVEDAENTWIVMEFVEGDELAKRFTPGKPLEFKFALDVAKQISQALEYAHSQGVVHRDFKPENVMLTPENKVKIMDFGLARYTHSSGLTQVGTIMGSPAYMSPEQASGKEVDYRTDIYAFGVTMYVMFSGVMPFYGDMQSVIAQHLTAEPLPPKKHNKLLPKAVERVILNMLEKTPENRPGSMQEIYKSLLSVATKKSA; from the coding sequence ATGTCTGTGACCACAATATTTCAGACTTCCACCAAAATAATAGAGTCGGGTAAAGAGGCATTACGTCATGCTCCGCTCATGGTGCAAAAACCACAAGTGGCTTTACTGTGGTTGAAAACGGCTCGGTCCGCACAAATTTCACTGCTGGCCATAATGCTCATCATGCCTGCTTTGGTTCCTAATATAATTACAAGCGCGTGGAATACGGTGTCGCCCCCAGAGCAACCTCGAGGCGCAATTTCGCGTATTTCCAATTTCTTTGATCGTATGCAGGGTAGCAGTACCACAGCAGAGCATCAATCTGACGAACGCAAGGCCACTGTGCAGACCATTTTGTGGTCAGGTTCTGCTTTATTAGTCATTGCATTGCTTTGCTTGCATATTCCTAATGCGGTTCAAGCTGCCACAGGTATTGCTGCAGAAAAAGAGCGGGAGGCGGATGAGCGGTTGGGACGACAATCTAAAGAAAGTGTGTTGTTGTACCAAAGTGCTTTGGAGTTTTGCACTTTGCCAGAACAAATACAGCGCTTACAAGGTAAATTACTGGCATTGAAATCGGAAAGTGCTGAGACCACAGGACTCCTAACTTCTGAAACTAAAGTAAACGGCGTTTCGGAGCAACAGTTGCAAAACACGGCATACGTAAGCCCGGAGACAGAGCCACATAGCGACAGTTCGAGCCTGTCTACCCGTTATCGGGTCAATAAGCTTCTAGGAAAAGGCGCAATGGGGTATGTGTACTTAGCTTATGACACAGTGTTGGATCGTAATGTCGCGATAAAGCAATTATCTCCGCAATTGTGTGATGACGAACAATTCATTGGTCGGTTTAAGCAGGAAGCCAAAGCTTTGGCAAAATTGAGTCATCCAAATATCGTTCAGGTATATGACTTGGTGGAGGATGCGGAAAATACTTGGATAGTAATGGAATTTGTTGAAGGTGACGAGTTGGCCAAACGGTTTACTCCGGGTAAACCATTGGAATTTAAATTTGCATTGGATGTCGCCAAACAAATCAGTCAGGCTTTGGAGTATGCGCACAGCCAAGGTGTTGTACACCGCGATTTTAAACCGGAGAATGTAATGCTTACACCGGAAAACAAAGTCAAGATTATGGATTTTGGATTGGCGCGCTATACCCATTCATCCGGCCTAACCCAGGTAGGTACAATCATGGGGTCGCCTGCATATATGAGTCCGGAGCAGGCTTCCGGAAAAGAAGTGGATTATCGCACGGATATTTATGCTTTTGGTGTTACGATGTATGTTATGTTCAGCGGTGTTATGCCATTTTATGGTGATATGCAAAGTGTCATTGCGCAACATCTTACCGCCGAGCCGCTTCCTCCCAAAAAACACAACAAACTATTACCTAAAGCGGTGGAACGAGTCATATTAAATATGCTGGAAAAGACGCCGGAAAACCGTCCTGGATCTATGCAAGAGATTTACAAAAGTCTATTGTCCGTGGCAACAAAAAAATCCGCCTGA
- a CDS encoding lysine 2,3-aminomutase, which yields MSKILQFYRKREQYQDLFNETQSFKVFTERQLGQISQLQRLSEKQRFDMKVVANVLPFRVNQYVIDELINWANIPHDPLFQLTFPQPGMLEPHDFDRMAQALRANAGKEKINGLAKDIRAKLNPHPGGQQNLNVPIINNQPIAGMQHKYRETVLFFPSQGQTCHSYCSFCFRWAQFVGDKELRFASNETSRLHQYLRVNKEVSDLLITGGDPMVMKTSHLQDYLLPLLEKDFEHIQNIRIGTKAISFWPHRFVSDNDADELLDVFRRLVAAGKHVAIMTHFNHWREMETPMAIEAIRRLRATGAVLRSQSPLIKHINDDAEVWAKMWQMQTRLGIIPYYMFVERDTGAKEYFQVPLHRAWNIYREALKKVSGLSRTVRGPSMSATPGKVEIQGVTELQGEKVFACRMIQGRDPDWVQKPFFAQYDESATWLDDLKPAFGADKFFFDS from the coding sequence ATGAGCAAAATATTACAATTTTATAGAAAACGAGAACAATATCAGGATTTATTTAATGAAACTCAATCTTTTAAGGTTTTTACGGAACGTCAGTTGGGACAAATCTCTCAATTGCAGCGCCTGTCCGAAAAACAAAGATTTGACATGAAAGTGGTGGCCAATGTACTACCGTTTCGAGTAAATCAGTATGTTATTGACGAATTGATCAATTGGGCCAATATTCCTCACGATCCCCTATTTCAACTAACTTTTCCTCAGCCCGGTATGCTGGAACCGCATGATTTTGACCGCATGGCACAAGCGCTGCGTGCTAATGCCGGCAAGGAGAAAATTAACGGCTTAGCCAAGGACATTCGTGCCAAATTGAATCCTCATCCCGGAGGACAACAAAATCTGAATGTTCCCATCATCAATAATCAACCCATCGCGGGAATGCAACATAAATACCGCGAAACCGTTTTGTTCTTTCCCAGCCAGGGACAAACCTGCCACAGCTATTGCAGCTTTTGCTTTCGCTGGGCACAGTTCGTGGGTGATAAAGAATTGCGCTTTGCCAGTAACGAAACTTCGCGTCTGCATCAATACTTGCGTGTGAACAAAGAAGTGAGTGATCTGTTGATTACGGGTGGTGATCCCATGGTTATGAAGACCTCCCATTTACAGGACTACCTATTACCCTTATTAGAAAAAGATTTTGAACATATTCAAAATATACGCATCGGTACCAAAGCCATTTCGTTTTGGCCGCATCGATTTGTGTCTGACAACGATGCGGACGAACTTTTGGATGTGTTCCGAAGATTGGTGGCAGCCGGTAAACACGTGGCTATCATGACTCACTTTAATCACTGGCGGGAAATGGAAACGCCCATGGCCATAGAAGCGATTCGACGACTGCGTGCCACCGGTGCCGTACTTCGCAGTCAATCGCCGCTCATTAAGCACATCAACGATGATGCGGAGGTTTGGGCAAAAATGTGGCAAATGCAAACACGCTTGGGCATCATTCCGTACTATATGTTTGTGGAAAGGGACACAGGAGCCAAAGAATATTTTCAGGTACCCCTACATCGGGCCTGGAATATTTACCGCGAGGCTTTAAAAAAGGTGTCCGGGCTGTCGCGTACTGTCAGGGGGCCCTCCATGAGTGCCACACCCGGAAAAGTGGAGATTCAGGGTGTGACAGAATTACAGGGTGAGAAAGTGTTTGCTTGTCGTATGATACAAGGTCGTGATCCGGACTGGGTGCAAAAACCCTTTTTTGCACAATACGACGAAAGTGCCACTTGGCTTGATGATTTAAAACCCGCCTTTGGCGCAGACAAATTCTTTTTTGACTCTTAA
- a CDS encoding lytic polysaccharide monooxygenase — MQHPAKIVVSKFSLILSLLIITAYSQNLWAHARWKLDGVIPPRTNSDGLKTAPCGGTMRTSPVIFGVGQTITVEWEETINHEGYYRISLSQANDENFQQIGQNIPDTTNTGFYQQDITLPNTTCDCTLQLIQVMVTASGSSNYYSCSDIHISTDTGAAPAAAMVLTATAYNSAVNLSWDNPSDDFYKAVVLQDTAAISTVPTDGSDYRSGDTVGTADVVYAGPANSVNITSLNNNTLYHYQVFIQNPRKNFSSGTGAEATPQAALDVPADPNPGSTASSSDGGGGHAVILCILCLLGFFRQSLPQEIQT; from the coding sequence ATGCAGCACCCAGCAAAGATCGTAGTCAGCAAGTTTTCTTTGATTTTGAGCCTGTTGATCATAACAGCTTACAGCCAAAACCTATGGGCCCACGCCCGTTGGAAACTGGATGGTGTTATCCCACCACGCACTAACAGCGATGGCTTAAAAACGGCTCCCTGTGGCGGCACCATGCGAACCAGTCCGGTTATTTTTGGAGTCGGTCAAACCATCACAGTGGAATGGGAGGAAACCATCAACCATGAAGGTTACTATAGGATTTCCCTTTCTCAAGCTAATGACGAGAATTTTCAACAAATTGGTCAAAACATTCCGGACACAACCAATACAGGGTTTTATCAACAGGACATCACCTTACCCAACACCACTTGTGATTGTACCTTGCAATTAATCCAGGTGATGGTAACCGCCTCCGGCAGTTCCAATTACTACTCGTGCAGTGACATTCACATTAGCACAGACACAGGTGCAGCACCCGCCGCAGCCATGGTGTTGACCGCCACAGCTTATAATTCCGCCGTTAATTTAAGCTGGGACAACCCCAGCGACGACTTCTATAAAGCCGTGGTTTTACAAGACACCGCCGCCATAAGCACTGTGCCCACTGACGGCAGCGATTATCGCAGCGGTGACACGGTGGGTACGGCAGACGTTGTGTACGCAGGCCCGGCCAACAGCGTGAATATAACATCTCTAAACAACAATACTTTGTACCACTACCAAGTATTCATCCAGAACCCACGCAAGAACTTCTCCAGCGGGACAGGGGCAGAGGCAACACCGCAGGCTGCTTTGGATGTACCGGCGGACCCCAATCCAGGTAGTACCGCATCCAGCAGTGACGGTGGCGGCGGACATGCCGTCATTCTTTGCATACTGTGCCTGCTAGGGTTTTTCAGGCAGTCACTGCCGCAGGAAATACAAACATAA
- a CDS encoding DUF3999 domain-containing protein, producing MNTLRLLFLTAASIPFMGNSYAEELSKNDFAYGIQVPLNARQVYEFTVNNAIYSHIQNRDLKDLRVFDPIGGMVPLSIKHNPTPVVAQAYETSHVLHFFPVFESADGPADNLNLYFKRDNTGTIVSINNIESKNKLPAPYYIVDQSKLGRSGGILSHSLMLNWNTDEVPKTVVTVETSKNLTNWRTVGSAALFHLEHNQQTLQQKIVDVSGLQRYIKIHFDQDKVRLLQLNKNAKKSVKTADTVQSQTLRLIQSGDNNYIYQLGGYFPTQSLKLLPGDSNAIYKISVYSGSDPNTINHLHHRGTIYRLAVADKTVTSPDIPLNSTAPYWKINIEERNQTVNQAPTLEITYKPHVVRLLSSETGVYTIAFGRAGSIVSPPRIPEQIENGHDLTVTPLTLNAPEALGGDGKLETPPPPKSYKKVILWGILVVVLLVMGFMVTRLMKQMNSSSD from the coding sequence ATGAACACACTACGATTATTGTTTCTAACCGCCGCGTCTATACCCTTCATGGGCAACAGCTATGCTGAGGAACTTAGTAAAAACGATTTCGCATACGGGATACAGGTCCCGCTGAATGCACGACAGGTATACGAGTTTACCGTAAACAACGCGATTTATAGCCATATCCAAAACCGGGATTTAAAGGACCTTCGGGTTTTCGATCCTATTGGCGGTATGGTTCCCTTGAGCATTAAGCATAATCCGACGCCGGTTGTGGCACAAGCTTATGAAACGAGTCATGTTTTACACTTTTTTCCCGTGTTTGAATCGGCCGATGGGCCGGCGGATAATTTGAACCTTTATTTTAAACGCGACAATACAGGCACTATCGTCAGCATCAATAATATCGAATCCAAAAACAAACTACCGGCCCCCTACTACATTGTGGACCAGAGTAAACTGGGACGAAGCGGTGGAATCTTATCTCATTCCTTAATGCTGAACTGGAACACGGATGAAGTACCCAAAACGGTGGTCACCGTTGAAACCAGCAAAAATCTGACTAACTGGCGTACTGTCGGTTCCGCTGCACTGTTTCACTTGGAGCACAATCAACAAACCCTGCAACAAAAAATTGTTGATGTCAGCGGTTTACAACGATACATAAAGATTCATTTTGATCAGGACAAGGTTCGATTACTGCAATTAAATAAAAATGCCAAAAAGTCCGTCAAGACTGCAGATACAGTTCAATCCCAGACACTCCGACTGATTCAATCCGGTGACAACAACTATATTTACCAATTGGGGGGGTACTTTCCAACCCAATCCCTTAAATTGTTACCGGGTGATTCCAATGCAATCTATAAAATCAGTGTATACAGTGGATCTGACCCGAATACCATTAATCATTTACACCACCGCGGCACCATATACCGGCTTGCCGTTGCCGATAAAACCGTCACCTCCCCCGATATACCACTGAACAGTACCGCACCCTATTGGAAAATAAACATCGAAGAGCGCAATCAAACTGTCAATCAAGCACCCACACTGGAAATTACTTACAAACCTCATGTTGTGCGACTGTTAAGCAGTGAAACGGGAGTTTATACCATCGCCTTTGGCCGCGCGGGCTCCATTGTATCGCCCCCCCGCATACCGGAACAAATTGAAAATGGCCATGATCTAACCGTAACGCCTTTAACATTGAACGCCCCTGAGGCCTTGGGTGGTGATGGTAAACTGGAAACACCACCGCCGCCGAAGAGCTACAAAAAAGTGATATTATGGGGCATTCTGGTGGTGGTGTTACTGGTTATGGGATTTATGGTGACTCGCTTAATGAAACAGATGAATTCATCGAGTGATTAG
- a CDS encoding DUF2339 domain-containing protein, protein MTFLFILVFAGIGAVTAKISGLLLGALCGYLLSSVIKLRSELNDVKRTVQYLSARDKLQPRQEAEQPQRAPPPVSLATNFSMSDTVKAEREAVKPAAPVSAQPKPSTAPVTASSSTPTPATAPKPDSVPGLPPTRGPSDTYAKPEPTPLIVQWITDYFTGGNTLVRVGVVILFFGLVFLVKYAAEQGFVPIELRMAAVALGGLALLVVGWRTRLKNAGFSLALQGGGVAVIYLTSFAAMRLYDLIPPGMAFTLLLITCALSAALAVLQDSKALALLGFSGGFVAPVLTSSGGGSHVMLFSYFALLNTGILAIAWYKSWRALNLVGFVFTFVIGTTWGVFRYQHSLFASTEPFLVLFFVFYVAISVLFALRQPVNLRGYVDGTLVFGTPVIVFGLQYALVRQIEFGLAYSAIAACVFYVFLAYGLFKYIAKTNSKDGIRLLCESFLAIGVVFGTVAIPLALDDQWTSATWALEGVALIYIAIKQGRVLPYFSGLLLQLGAAWFVLKQISKAYHESHLVLLNSPYVSGLLMALAGCLSAYLIFKNHSRIRYYMEHTDRIALAWGLLWWLFSGLFEIHGHTPIKDAAAWLLLFGSVTALLVYAIGSRYRWQDMQRLHHIILLFLGVGAIYAVDDGRAFEQWNLPAWLGTLTVFYWLLKRNDYPELSPPGILHHVSGAALILLLSCLESHWWIKQFVPMYSSWPDTVILLIPALALVTILKARNGNRWPFAQHRQTYFQFVCSPLAVYVFVFIFLASISHNGNAAPLDYFPFLNPLDLSFMFGYLCLGFWGLTYIKHERKRLSTAWPTPVVVSSAMAALAFILINSALLRTIHHWSGMPFNPDGIMRSDLAQMSLSILWAVVAVSLMVLANRKQWRIVWMTGAGLIAVVVLKLFVLDLANVGTVERIVSFIGVGLLMLGVGYFAALPPKKTVPRSESATQGTL, encoded by the coding sequence ATGACTTTTTTGTTTATATTGGTTTTTGCAGGAATCGGCGCCGTTACCGCCAAAATTTCCGGCCTGTTGTTGGGAGCTCTATGCGGTTATTTGTTGAGCAGCGTCATTAAACTGCGTTCGGAATTAAACGACGTAAAACGTACCGTTCAATACCTGTCTGCGCGTGACAAACTACAACCCCGCCAGGAAGCAGAGCAACCACAACGTGCTCCGCCCCCGGTGTCTCTTGCCACCAACTTTTCCATGTCCGATACGGTCAAAGCCGAAAGGGAAGCGGTAAAACCGGCTGCACCCGTATCAGCGCAACCCAAACCATCCACAGCACCCGTAACAGCTTCATCATCGACACCAACCCCTGCCACTGCTCCAAAACCGGATTCGGTTCCCGGCCTACCGCCTACGCGAGGCCCCTCGGACACATATGCGAAACCGGAACCCACTCCGCTCATTGTGCAATGGATCACCGATTATTTTACCGGCGGTAACACGCTGGTTCGCGTGGGCGTTGTAATATTGTTTTTCGGCCTGGTATTTTTGGTCAAATACGCAGCAGAACAAGGTTTTGTCCCCATTGAACTGCGTATGGCAGCCGTAGCGTTGGGTGGATTGGCCTTGTTAGTGGTAGGTTGGCGCACCCGCTTGAAAAATGCCGGCTTTTCTCTGGCTTTACAAGGCGGCGGGGTAGCGGTGATTTATCTCACCAGTTTTGCCGCCATGCGACTGTACGATTTAATCCCGCCGGGGATGGCTTTTACCCTTTTATTGATTACCTGTGCCTTATCAGCCGCTTTGGCGGTTTTACAGGATTCAAAGGCCTTGGCCCTATTGGGTTTCTCCGGAGGCTTCGTTGCGCCGGTACTGACGTCCAGCGGTGGCGGCAGCCACGTCATGTTGTTTAGCTACTTTGCACTGTTGAATACCGGCATACTGGCCATCGCCTGGTATAAATCCTGGCGCGCATTGAACTTGGTGGGATTTGTTTTTACCTTTGTTATTGGTACGACCTGGGGGGTATTCCGCTACCAACACTCGCTGTTTGCCAGTACCGAACCTTTTCTGGTGTTGTTCTTCGTTTTCTATGTAGCGATCTCTGTGCTGTTTGCCTTGCGCCAGCCGGTAAATCTGCGCGGTTATGTGGACGGCACTCTGGTCTTCGGTACACCGGTTATTGTCTTTGGTCTGCAATACGCCCTGGTACGACAGATTGAATTCGGCTTGGCTTACAGCGCCATTGCGGCCTGTGTATTTTATGTATTTCTGGCCTATGGACTGTTTAAGTATATTGCCAAAACCAATAGCAAAGACGGTATACGACTACTGTGTGAATCCTTCCTGGCCATTGGTGTGGTATTTGGAACCGTGGCAATACCGCTGGCCCTGGATGACCAGTGGACCTCAGCCACCTGGGCACTGGAAGGGGTTGCCCTTATTTACATCGCTATTAAACAAGGGCGGGTATTACCTTATTTTTCCGGCTTGTTGTTGCAGCTGGGTGCCGCCTGGTTTGTATTGAAACAAATCAGCAAGGCCTATCATGAGAGCCACCTGGTGTTATTGAACAGCCCTTATGTGAGCGGACTGTTAATGGCGTTGGCAGGTTGTCTCAGCGCGTATTTGATTTTTAAAAACCACAGCCGCATTCGATACTATATGGAACATACGGATCGTATCGCCCTGGCCTGGGGCTTGTTGTGGTGGCTTTTCTCCGGCTTGTTTGAGATACACGGTCATACACCGATAAAGGATGCGGCGGCCTGGCTGTTGTTGTTTGGCAGTGTGACTGCTCTGTTGGTCTACGCCATCGGTAGTCGTTACCGCTGGCAAGACATGCAACGCCTGCACCATATTATATTGCTCTTTTTAGGTGTAGGCGCAATCTACGCCGTGGATGATGGTAGAGCCTTCGAGCAATGGAATCTACCGGCCTGGTTGGGAACACTAACGGTTTTTTATTGGCTGTTAAAACGCAATGACTACCCCGAGTTATCACCTCCGGGTATACTGCACCATGTCAGCGGCGCGGCACTGATACTGTTGCTCTCGTGCTTAGAGTCCCATTGGTGGATCAAACAATTCGTACCCATGTACAGCAGCTGGCCTGATACGGTAATCTTACTGATCCCTGCCCTGGCTCTGGTCACTATACTAAAAGCTCGCAACGGCAACCGTTGGCCCTTTGCTCAACACCGTCAAACCTACTTCCAGTTCGTATGCAGCCCACTGGCCGTTTACGTGTTTGTATTTATTTTTCTGGCATCCATCAGCCATAATGGCAATGCTGCCCCATTGGATTATTTTCCCTTCCTCAACCCTTTGGATCTGAGTTTTATGTTTGGCTATCTGTGTCTGGGCTTCTGGGGACTTACTTATATAAAACACGAGCGAAAACGGCTGTCGACTGCATGGCCAACACCGGTTGTGGTCAGCAGTGCTATGGCGGCGCTGGCCTTTATCCTGATTAACAGTGCACTATTGCGAACCATACACCATTGGTCCGGCATGCCATTTAACCCCGATGGCATAATGCGTTCGGACTTGGCACAAATGTCTTTATCCATACTCTGGGCCGTAGTCGCTGTCAGCTTAATGGTTTTAGCGAATCGCAAGCAATGGCGAATTGTCTGGATGACCGGTGCCGGTTTGATCGCCGTGGTGGTACTCAAGTTGTTTGTTCTGGATCTTGCCAATGTCGGAACCGTGGAACGCATTGTCTCATTTATCGGTGTTGGGCTTTTGATGCTGGGCGTAGGTTATTTTGCCGCCTTACCACCAAAGAAAACAGTCCCACGATCGGAATCAGCCACTCAAGGTACTTTATGA